In a genomic window of Limisphaera ngatamarikiensis:
- a CDS encoding MotA/TolQ/ExbB proton channel family protein encodes MILKQGGPVAVLLLLLAVVALTVFLERALHLHRAQINVAEFLNGIRTVLKRANVMEAIAICDATPGPVPRVVKAAILSRDQGRDRVREAVEEAGLAEVPPLERRLNLLATLCHLAPLLGLFGTILGLMDVFAQLEQQGLYAHVTQVAGGVWRALICMGLGVGISIPAYAAYNYLVSRVHALVVDMERAAAEIVHIVTEANGKTDPS; translated from the coding sequence ATGATCCTCAAACAGGGCGGCCCCGTGGCGGTGCTGCTGCTCCTGCTGGCCGTGGTGGCTCTAACGGTGTTTCTGGAGCGGGCATTGCATTTGCACCGGGCCCAGATCAACGTGGCGGAGTTCCTGAACGGCATCCGCACCGTGCTCAAACGGGCCAATGTCATGGAAGCCATCGCCATCTGCGACGCCACCCCGGGACCGGTACCGCGGGTGGTCAAGGCAGCCATCCTGAGCCGGGACCAGGGCCGCGACCGTGTGCGGGAAGCCGTGGAGGAGGCCGGCCTGGCGGAGGTTCCGCCCCTGGAACGTCGACTGAACCTGCTGGCCACGCTCTGTCACCTGGCGCCGTTGTTGGGGCTGTTCGGGACGATCCTCGGTTTGATGGACGTGTTTGCCCAGCTGGAACAGCAGGGGTTGTACGCGCATGTCACCCAGGTGGCAGGCGGCGTCTGGCGCGCCCTCATCTGCATGGGCCTGGGCGTGGGCATTTCCATCCCTGCCTATGCCGCCTACAACTACCTGGTCAGTCGCGTGCACGCCCTGGTGGTGGACATGGAACGCGCCGCGGCCGAAATCGTCCACATCGTCACCGAAGCCAACGGGAAGACCGATCCGTCATGA
- a CDS encoding ExbD/TolR family protein, translating into MRFPVTVKPFTGQWDVAAWTGTLMLVLLFILLLPLVPTPGVRLELPAAADLPGLDEPVLPVAVDRESRFYFRNQVVDESALLHQLQTEARQYARPPALLIHADRRTPYETLVRLALLARQAGLSRALLATQPADSRSPEPFTSTVSPRS; encoded by the coding sequence ATGAGGTTCCCTGTCACCGTCAAGCCGTTTACCGGACAGTGGGATGTGGCGGCCTGGACCGGCACGCTGATGCTGGTTTTGCTCTTCATCCTGTTGCTGCCCCTGGTCCCGACGCCGGGAGTCCGGTTGGAGTTGCCGGCAGCCGCCGACCTGCCCGGTTTGGATGAGCCCGTGCTACCGGTGGCCGTGGACCGTGAAAGCCGGTTTTATTTCCGCAACCAGGTCGTGGACGAATCCGCATTGCTCCATCAATTGCAGACCGAGGCGCGCCAGTACGCCCGGCCCCCCGCCCTGCTCATCCACGCCGACCGTCGCACGCCCTACGAAACCCTGGTCCGCCTGGCCTTGCTGGCCCGACAAGCGGGGCTGAGCCGGGCCCTACTGGCCACGCAACCGGCGGATTCCCGGTCGCCGGAACCGTTCACCTCCACCGTTTCGCCCCGGTCATGA
- a CDS encoding energy transducer TonB family protein: MNMAGSIPSGWSTRRWTAVLVSLLAAHAAGLWWFGAHQRLPTRQPDRVPEWTLADPQITALWPLLDPTLFVQGHPQSFSGPAWMRLPEVTYQPTIPLEPPRFLVPTAARVAQSFQNTWVPRGWNPSPMAIRVQPPPQTGGLVPRSPLTDRPSRLSLTDWDEPVRPRTPPPSLPGWAAPDLLTNTVVRVLVEPSGRVLSAVLVTSSGWEPADQYALATAQQLEFDFPNRPTTQTPSPAEPIRGILIFQWQTLPPPQQPEGPG; this comes from the coding sequence ATGAACATGGCTGGCTCGATTCCTTCGGGTTGGTCGACCCGGCGTTGGACAGCCGTCTTGGTGAGCCTGCTTGCGGCGCACGCGGCCGGGCTCTGGTGGTTCGGCGCACACCAACGTCTGCCGACACGCCAGCCGGATCGTGTACCGGAATGGACCCTGGCCGATCCACAGATCACGGCGCTCTGGCCGTTGTTGGATCCCACACTGTTTGTTCAGGGGCATCCCCAAAGTTTTTCCGGACCGGCTTGGATGCGGTTGCCGGAGGTCACCTACCAGCCCACCATTCCCTTGGAACCACCGAGGTTCCTGGTCCCCACGGCAGCCCGCGTGGCACAGTCCTTTCAAAACACCTGGGTCCCCCGGGGTTGGAACCCCTCGCCCATGGCCATCCGAGTCCAGCCGCCACCCCAAACCGGTGGCCTCGTCCCGCGCTCGCCCCTGACCGACCGCCCCTCACGGCTCAGCCTGACAGACTGGGATGAGCCAGTCCGGCCGCGGACCCCACCACCCTCATTGCCCGGTTGGGCAGCCCCCGACCTGTTGACCAACACCGTCGTCCGCGTGCTGGTGGAGCCTTCCGGTCGCGTCCTCAGTGCCGTGCTGGTCACCTCCTCCGGATGGGAGCCCGCCGACCAGTACGCCCTCGCCACCGCTCAACAGCTCGAGTTCGACTTTCCCAACCGACCCACCACGCAGACACCATCTCCCGCCGAACCGATTCGAGGGATCCTGATCTTCCAGTGGCAAACGCTGCCGCCACCCCAACAGCCGGAGGGTCCGGGCTGA
- a CDS encoding M64 family metallopeptidase: MDAQQQGMHGVRRASPGRQRTVVRWYGWLGGWVVGLAVSVQGQVLTPLMLNGPLSNRVNLVVLAEGYTAAQAGQFLQDATNLVETFFGSEPYRTYRGHFNASAIFVASAESGSDHPTTGGPYRNTYFNSAYEFYDYVITIPPNGLDPDPAHGVGKVEALLSALMPEADIVILLVNDIQPGGSSGVGGPAGRSNRLPIITALNPFPPYSDIVVHESGHFFAGLVDEYTNPYPGYTPVEAPNATRETDRDRIPWKAWIDPATPVPTPNDWIWWDVVGLFEGAQYQATGWYRPKYDCKMRTLGVPFCEVCREQIIRSIYEKVRPWDEARPAADTVVWDAARPLLFEVDLVRPLEETLIVEWFTNGVAVAGVDEPRLEIAPGGLGNGRNNVTVTVTDATPWVRTEPRGRLRALRTWQVDVAPPVVRITGVTKTAGGNLRFTVEGPGAGRVVLEQSGDLIQWQPVWTNTAWTGRWDVTNRPPSGERAFYRAVWSP, from the coding sequence ATGGATGCGCAGCAGCAAGGTATGCACGGGGTCCGGCGGGCCAGTCCGGGCCGGCAGAGAACGGTGGTACGGTGGTACGGATGGCTTGGCGGGTGGGTGGTGGGCCTGGCTGTGTCGGTGCAAGGCCAGGTGTTGACTCCCTTGATGTTAAACGGGCCGTTGTCGAACCGGGTGAACCTGGTTGTGTTGGCCGAGGGTTACACGGCTGCGCAGGCAGGCCAGTTTTTGCAGGATGCCACGAACCTGGTGGAGACATTCTTCGGGTCCGAACCGTACCGGACCTATCGGGGGCACTTTAATGCCTCGGCCATTTTTGTGGCTTCGGCGGAATCGGGCTCGGATCATCCCACCACCGGGGGACCTTACCGCAACACGTATTTCAACAGCGCATACGAGTTCTACGACTATGTGATCACCATTCCGCCCAACGGACTGGATCCGGACCCGGCGCATGGGGTGGGGAAGGTGGAGGCCCTGCTCAGTGCCCTGATGCCCGAGGCGGACATCGTGATCCTGCTGGTGAACGACATCCAGCCGGGCGGTTCTTCGGGTGTGGGCGGCCCGGCGGGTCGGAGCAATCGTCTGCCGATCATCACGGCGCTGAACCCTTTCCCGCCCTATTCGGACATTGTGGTGCACGAGTCGGGTCATTTCTTCGCCGGGCTGGTGGACGAATACACGAACCCTTATCCCGGCTATACGCCGGTGGAAGCGCCCAATGCAACGCGCGAGACCGACCGGGACCGGATCCCATGGAAGGCGTGGATTGATCCCGCCACTCCGGTTCCGACGCCGAATGACTGGATCTGGTGGGACGTGGTGGGATTGTTCGAGGGCGCGCAGTACCAGGCCACCGGGTGGTACCGTCCGAAATATGACTGCAAGATGCGCACCTTGGGGGTGCCGTTTTGCGAGGTGTGCCGCGAACAGATCATTCGCAGCATTTACGAGAAGGTACGCCCCTGGGACGAGGCGCGGCCGGCGGCGGACACGGTGGTTTGGGATGCCGCAAGGCCGTTGTTGTTTGAGGTGGACCTAGTCCGGCCGCTGGAAGAGACGTTGATCGTGGAGTGGTTCACCAACGGGGTTGCCGTGGCGGGTGTCGACGAACCGCGACTGGAAATTGCGCCGGGTGGGTTGGGGAATGGCCGGAACAACGTTACGGTCACGGTGACGGATGCCACGCCCTGGGTGCGGACGGAGCCGCGAGGGCGGTTGCGGGCCTTGCGGACCTGGCAGGTGGATGTGGCGCCGCCCGTGGTCCGGATTACGGGCGTGACCAAAACCGCCGGGGGCAACCTCCGTTTTACCGTTGAGGGGCCGGGCGCTGGCCGGGTGGTGCTCGAGCAGTCGGGCGACTTGATCCAGTGGCAGCCGGTGTGGACCAACACGGCATGGACCGGTCGTTGGGACGTGACCAACCGTCCGCCATCGGGTGAGCGGGCTTTCTATCGTGCGGTGTGGTCGCCGTAG
- a CDS encoding arylsulfatase encodes MLWCWVWLLWGLVAQAAESAPATGSDTNAAAPPPAPRKPNILLIVADDLGYGDLGCYGSTKIQTPNLDRLAAEGIRFTQFYAGSTVCAPARAAIMLGQHTGHLRIRGNRRGVTLSPGDVTLAEVLRSAGYHTGLIGKWGLAEENTPGVPWKKGFDEFVGYLDNRHAHDYYTTYLWRYDPRAGYEGRVTLMENFAGARRLYIPDLCTKAATNFIRINKPEWYKGYRPFFLMLCYTIPHANNEEGARTGNGMQVPSDAPYSDRPWPQPEKNKAAMITRMDADIGRILDLLKATGQEENTIVIFTSDNGPHREGGVDPAFLGSSGPFRGIKRDLYEGGIRVPMIVRWPLRIRPGQVSDFVWAHWDLLPTLAEAAGTNAPPGLDGISVFPLWVGAEQTNRHEYLYWEFHERGFQQALRWGDWKAVRPGYGQALELYDLSADPGEKRNVANEHPEVVAQIEKFLAEARVDSPEWPVSTSAPPARIQSGERPEQPSRSGPGS; translated from the coding sequence ATGCTATGGTGTTGGGTGTGGCTGCTATGGGGACTGGTCGCACAGGCGGCCGAGTCCGCACCCGCCACGGGTTCCGACACCAATGCAGCCGCGCCTCCGCCGGCGCCACGGAAACCCAACATCCTGTTGATTGTTGCGGATGACCTGGGCTACGGCGACCTGGGCTGTTACGGTTCGACGAAGATCCAGACACCCAACCTCGACCGTCTGGCGGCAGAGGGGATTCGGTTTACGCAGTTTTATGCGGGGAGCACCGTTTGCGCGCCGGCCCGGGCGGCCATCATGTTGGGGCAGCACACGGGTCATTTGCGCATCCGTGGGAACCGACGTGGCGTGACGCTGTCGCCGGGGGATGTGACGCTGGCGGAGGTGCTGCGGTCGGCCGGTTATCACACCGGTTTGATCGGCAAGTGGGGGTTGGCGGAGGAGAACACGCCCGGCGTACCGTGGAAGAAGGGGTTTGACGAGTTTGTCGGATACCTCGACAACCGTCACGCACACGACTATTACACGACGTACCTCTGGCGCTACGATCCCCGGGCCGGCTACGAGGGCCGGGTGACCCTGATGGAAAACTTCGCCGGGGCGCGCCGTCTTTACATTCCGGATCTTTGCACCAAGGCGGCCACGAACTTCATCCGCATCAACAAGCCGGAATGGTACAAGGGCTACCGACCTTTCTTCCTGATGCTCTGCTACACCATTCCGCACGCCAACAATGAGGAAGGGGCCCGGACGGGCAACGGGATGCAGGTCCCCAGTGACGCTCCGTATTCGGATCGGCCCTGGCCGCAGCCGGAGAAGAACAAGGCCGCCATGATCACGCGCATGGATGCCGACATCGGGCGCATTTTGGATCTCTTGAAGGCGACCGGGCAGGAGGAGAACACCATTGTGATCTTCACCAGTGACAACGGGCCGCATCGGGAGGGCGGGGTGGACCCGGCGTTTTTGGGCAGTTCGGGTCCGTTCCGGGGGATCAAGCGGGACCTGTACGAGGGCGGGATTCGCGTTCCGATGATTGTGCGTTGGCCGTTGCGGATCCGTCCGGGCCAGGTCAGCGATTTTGTGTGGGCACACTGGGATTTGTTGCCGACGCTGGCGGAGGCTGCGGGGACCAACGCCCCGCCGGGCCTGGACGGCATTTCCGTGTTCCCTTTGTGGGTGGGTGCGGAGCAGACCAACCGGCACGAGTATCTGTACTGGGAATTCCACGAGCGGGGTTTTCAGCAGGCCCTGCGGTGGGGGGATTGGAAGGCGGTGAGGCCCGGGTACGGGCAAGCCCTGGAGTTGTATGATCTGAGCGCCGATCCGGGCGAGAAGCGCAACGTGGCGAACGAGCACCCGGAGGTGGTGGCGCAGATCGAAAAGTTCCTGGCCGAGGCCCGGGTGGATTCTCCGGAATGGCCGGTGTCCACGTCGGCGCCGCCGGCCCGGATACAGTCGGGCGAACGTCCCGAACAGCCTTCGAGGTCCGGGCCGGGGTCCTGA
- a CDS encoding glycoside hydrolase family 3 protein yields MGVWVGLALCCSGLERGQATQPGGRDVESRVEGLLRQMTLEEKLGQMTQVDLGALKEREDLWRLGLGSVLCGGNTDPEDNTPTTWRRTVLECQRLALQSRLKIPLLFGVDAVHGHNNVLGAVIFPHQIGLGATRNPGLVEWAARVTAEEMLATGIHWAFAPCVAVARDPRWGRTYESYSDDPALVGELGAAAIRGIQGGAVRRGYRALACAKHYAGDGGTTQGVDQGNTECDEATFRRLHLAPYREAVRAGVGSVMASYSSWNGVKLHGHRYLLTEVLQGELGFDGFVVSDWAAIDQLHPNYKEAIALAINAGVDMAMIPNGPGQANNYREFVRFLEELVREGRVPESRIDDAVRRILRAKVRLGLFERPFTDEGLLQRLGSPEHRAVARVCVQQSLVLLKNERRVLPLSSKARRIHVVGPGADDLGMQCGGWTISWQGSTGAVTPGGTTLLRALRRAVPAGVEVSYSADGADDMAAAAADVIVVVVAEKPYAEMMGDRKELSVAEEDRARVHKARATGKPVVTILYSGRPLILGSVWEDSDAVVAAWLPGTEGDGIADVLLGKVEPVGRLPRVWPRDNQRLSTDQAEADPLLPRGYGLGYSMRRR; encoded by the coding sequence ATGGGTGTTTGGGTGGGGTTGGCGTTGTGTTGTTCGGGTTTGGAACGGGGACAGGCGACGCAGCCGGGTGGTCGGGATGTGGAGTCGCGGGTGGAGGGGTTGCTGCGCCAGATGACGTTGGAGGAGAAGCTCGGGCAGATGACGCAGGTGGACCTCGGGGCGTTGAAGGAACGGGAGGATTTGTGGCGGCTGGGGTTGGGCTCGGTGTTGTGCGGGGGGAACACCGATCCCGAGGACAACACCCCGACCACGTGGCGGCGGACGGTGTTGGAGTGCCAGCGCCTTGCGTTGCAGAGTCGGCTGAAGATTCCGTTGTTGTTTGGCGTGGACGCCGTGCACGGCCACAACAATGTGCTGGGGGCGGTGATTTTTCCGCACCAGATTGGCCTGGGCGCCACACGGAATCCGGGATTGGTGGAATGGGCGGCGCGGGTCACGGCAGAGGAGATGTTGGCCACGGGCATCCATTGGGCGTTTGCGCCGTGCGTGGCGGTGGCGCGCGATCCGCGCTGGGGTCGCACTTATGAGAGCTACAGTGATGACCCGGCGTTGGTGGGTGAGTTGGGGGCGGCTGCCATTCGCGGGATCCAGGGCGGGGCGGTCCGGCGGGGTTACCGTGCCCTTGCGTGCGCGAAACATTATGCAGGGGACGGTGGCACCACCCAGGGGGTGGACCAGGGCAACACCGAATGCGATGAGGCGACCTTCCGGAGACTGCACCTGGCGCCGTATCGGGAGGCGGTGCGCGCCGGCGTGGGGTCGGTGATGGCCTCCTACAGCAGTTGGAACGGGGTTAAGCTGCATGGCCATCGGTACCTGTTGACGGAGGTTTTGCAGGGCGAGCTGGGCTTTGACGGTTTCGTGGTGTCGGATTGGGCGGCCATTGACCAGTTGCATCCGAACTACAAGGAGGCGATTGCGCTGGCGATCAACGCAGGGGTGGACATGGCCATGATCCCGAACGGTCCGGGGCAGGCCAACAACTATCGCGAGTTCGTCCGGTTCCTGGAAGAGCTGGTGCGGGAAGGGCGGGTACCGGAATCACGGATCGACGACGCGGTGCGGCGGATTTTGCGGGCGAAGGTCCGGCTGGGCCTGTTTGAACGGCCTTTTACGGATGAGGGTTTGTTGCAACGGCTCGGCAGTCCGGAACATCGTGCCGTGGCGCGGGTGTGTGTTCAGCAATCGCTGGTGCTCTTGAAGAACGAGAGGCGGGTTCTGCCATTGTCGTCGAAAGCGCGGCGGATTCATGTGGTTGGGCCGGGAGCTGACGATTTGGGGATGCAGTGCGGCGGGTGGACCATTTCGTGGCAGGGCAGTACCGGGGCGGTCACGCCCGGTGGCACCACCCTGTTGAGGGCGTTGCGTCGGGCGGTGCCGGCCGGGGTGGAGGTCTCTTACAGTGCCGACGGTGCGGACGACATGGCAGCCGCGGCGGCGGATGTAATTGTCGTGGTGGTGGCGGAGAAGCCTTACGCGGAGATGATGGGGGACCGGAAGGAATTGAGTGTGGCGGAGGAAGATCGGGCCCGGGTACACAAGGCGCGGGCGACCGGCAAACCGGTGGTGACGATTCTGTACTCGGGCCGGCCGTTGATTTTGGGGTCGGTGTGGGAGGATAGCGACGCGGTGGTGGCCGCCTGGCTGCCGGGCACGGAGGGGGACGGGATTGCCGATGTGTTGTTGGGGAAGGTGGAGCCCGTGGGTCGGTTGCCGCGGGTCTGGCCTCGGGACAACCAGCGGTTGAGCACCGACCAGGCCGAGGCGGACCCGCTGCTGCCACGGGGTTACGGACTGGGGTATTCCATGCGACGCCGCTGA
- a CDS encoding SAM-dependent methyltransferase, with the protein MKTRWTVWTRLWLCLLLTLAVVLPLPAQTNDLTEPPREPDVIYVPTPMPVVEKMLELAEIKPGDVVYDLGCGDGRIVVTAAKKYGVRAVGFDIDPQRVREARENVRSNKVEHLVTIKQADIFTLDLSEATVVTLYLLPELNVRLMPQLAKMKPGSRIVSHDFDMRGAKPVLVYRMNIDPPTGREVNDRESRFVYGSHTIYKWVVPWEPETPNAPRTENR; encoded by the coding sequence ATGAAAACGCGTTGGACCGTGTGGACCCGGCTCTGGCTCTGCCTGCTTCTCACCCTGGCGGTCGTTCTCCCACTCCCCGCGCAGACCAATGACCTCACCGAACCGCCCCGCGAACCCGACGTCATCTACGTGCCCACACCCATGCCGGTCGTGGAAAAAATGCTCGAACTGGCGGAGATCAAACCGGGCGACGTGGTGTACGACCTCGGCTGCGGCGATGGACGCATCGTGGTCACCGCCGCCAAAAAATACGGGGTCAGGGCCGTCGGGTTCGACATCGATCCCCAGCGCGTCCGGGAAGCCCGCGAAAACGTCCGCTCCAACAAGGTTGAACACCTCGTTACCATCAAACAGGCCGACATCTTCACGCTGGACCTGAGCGAAGCCACGGTCGTGACCCTTTACCTGCTGCCCGAACTCAACGTGCGACTCATGCCCCAGCTGGCCAAAATGAAACCCGGATCCCGCATCGTCTCCCACGACTTCGACATGCGCGGCGCCAAGCCGGTCCTCGTTTACCGCATGAACATCGACCCGCCCACCGGACGGGAGGTCAACGACCGCGAAAGCCGCTTCGTCTACGGCTCCCACACCATCTACAAATGGGTCGTGCCGTGGGAACCCGAGACCCCCAACGCACCACGCACCGAAAACCGCTGA
- the mutS gene encoding DNA mismatch repair protein MutS: protein MSDTKTLTPMMAQYRRIKGELPRDALLLFRLGDFYEMFFEDAQVGARILGLALTRRNGVPMCGLPYHAASAYVGRLLRAGYKVALCDQLEEARPGKLVKREVTAILTPGTHWDERLLPQEQNNFLAAVNPGSSGYGLAVVDLSTGEFRATELEDDQALQTELERLRPAEIIHPAGATTLHSLLLEGRVAGNHPPADPSGSAEPQHRRSPRFGWVVNPYEDWAFSPDTAQYTLREHFRVATLDGFGLKGRPRAIGAAGAVVHYLTQHLRRDLRNLTHLSFYHRGDHLVLDAATLRHLEVLEPLHRDAPRNASLYGALNRTVTPMGARRLRDWLSQPLATLEPIHQRQDAIQTFLDNPELLERFRQQLAEVRDLERILGRLSTGNANARDLVALRFALEQMPGLKQLLQSLAEAPPPHAPLPALSEPSSPRSVLLQQLADQIHTFPDLADLIRRAIVDDPPLSVKEGGLIRDGFDPALDELRRAMREGKDWIARYQAEEIQRTGIASLKVRYNSVFGYYIEVTRANLDRVPPHYQRKQTIANGERFITPELKEIETKILGAEEGSTKLEYELFQQIRERVLARLAPLQEAAAALARADALAGLAETARLHQYCRPVVRDEGLLEIRDGRHPVLEQTLLDERFVPNDTWLASGPAVSGSVAETEPHASTAPAEPRPPQIALITGPNMAGKSTYIRQVALLVLMAHVGSFVPARSARIDLVDRIFTRIGAADDLARGQSTFMVEMTETAHILHHATARSLIVLDEVGRGTSTFDGLSLAWSIVEFIHNQIGAKTLFATHYHELTELAARLPRLKNYNVAVREWRDQIIFLHKIVEGATDKSYGIHVARLAGVPQPVLDRARVILANLEEAELNPDGTPKTRTPARRDREKLRQMPPSTQLDLFGNP from the coding sequence ATGTCGGACACCAAAACACTCACGCCCATGATGGCGCAGTATCGCCGGATCAAAGGCGAACTGCCCCGGGACGCACTGCTCCTGTTCCGGTTGGGCGATTTCTACGAGATGTTCTTCGAAGACGCCCAGGTCGGGGCCCGCATCCTCGGCCTGGCCCTGACCCGCCGCAACGGCGTCCCCATGTGCGGCCTCCCTTACCACGCCGCCTCCGCCTACGTCGGCCGCCTGTTGCGTGCCGGCTACAAGGTCGCTCTCTGCGACCAACTCGAGGAAGCCAGACCCGGTAAACTCGTCAAACGCGAAGTCACCGCCATTCTCACCCCGGGGACCCATTGGGACGAACGACTGTTGCCCCAGGAGCAGAACAACTTCCTGGCCGCGGTCAACCCGGGCAGCAGCGGTTACGGCCTGGCCGTGGTGGATCTGAGCACCGGCGAATTCCGTGCCACCGAGCTCGAGGATGATCAGGCCCTGCAGACCGAGCTCGAGCGACTCCGACCCGCGGAGATCATTCACCCGGCCGGGGCCACCACCCTTCACTCCCTGCTCCTCGAAGGGCGTGTCGCCGGGAATCACCCGCCGGCCGACCCGTCCGGATCCGCCGAACCCCAGCACCGCCGTTCCCCACGGTTCGGCTGGGTGGTCAACCCCTACGAGGACTGGGCCTTCAGCCCGGACACGGCCCAATACACCCTCCGCGAGCATTTCCGCGTTGCCACGCTGGACGGATTCGGACTGAAGGGCCGGCCCCGAGCCATCGGTGCCGCCGGCGCCGTGGTGCACTACCTCACCCAACACCTCCGCCGCGACCTCCGAAACCTCACCCACCTCTCCTTCTACCACCGCGGTGACCACCTGGTCCTCGACGCCGCCACGTTGCGTCACCTCGAAGTCCTCGAACCGCTGCACCGCGATGCCCCCCGCAACGCCTCCCTCTACGGCGCCCTCAACCGCACCGTCACCCCCATGGGCGCGCGCCGTCTTCGCGACTGGCTCTCCCAACCGCTGGCCACCCTCGAACCCATCCACCAGCGCCAGGACGCCATCCAGACATTCCTCGACAATCCGGAACTGCTGGAACGGTTCCGACAACAGCTGGCCGAAGTCCGCGACCTCGAACGCATCCTGGGCCGGCTCAGCACCGGAAACGCCAATGCCCGCGACCTGGTGGCGTTGCGGTTTGCCCTGGAACAAATGCCCGGCCTCAAACAGCTCCTCCAATCCCTGGCCGAGGCACCCCCTCCCCATGCCCCCCTGCCCGCCCTTTCCGAGCCTTCCAGCCCGCGGTCCGTCCTCCTCCAGCAACTGGCCGATCAGATTCACACCTTCCCCGACCTGGCCGACCTCATCAGGCGTGCCATCGTGGACGACCCGCCCCTGTCGGTCAAAGAGGGCGGCCTGATCCGCGACGGGTTCGACCCCGCCCTCGATGAACTCCGGCGCGCCATGCGCGAAGGCAAGGACTGGATCGCACGCTACCAGGCCGAGGAAATCCAGCGCACCGGTATCGCGTCGCTGAAAGTGCGCTACAACTCCGTGTTCGGCTACTATATCGAGGTTACCCGCGCCAACCTCGACCGCGTGCCCCCCCACTACCAGCGCAAACAAACCATCGCCAACGGCGAACGTTTCATCACCCCGGAACTCAAGGAAATCGAAACCAAAATCCTCGGCGCCGAAGAGGGCAGCACCAAACTCGAATACGAACTATTCCAACAAATCCGGGAACGGGTCCTGGCCCGGCTGGCCCCGCTCCAGGAGGCCGCCGCCGCCCTGGCCCGGGCAGACGCCCTGGCCGGCCTGGCCGAAACCGCACGGCTCCACCAATACTGCCGACCCGTCGTCCGGGACGAGGGTCTCCTCGAGATCCGCGACGGCCGACATCCCGTCCTGGAACAAACCCTCCTGGACGAGCGATTTGTGCCCAACGACACCTGGTTGGCCAGTGGGCCGGCCGTATCCGGCTCCGTCGCAGAGACGGAACCCCACGCCAGCACCGCCCCCGCCGAGCCACGCCCCCCGCAAATCGCCCTCATCACCGGGCCCAACATGGCCGGCAAAAGCACCTACATCCGGCAGGTCGCTCTCCTCGTCCTGATGGCCCACGTGGGCTCGTTCGTCCCCGCCCGAAGCGCCCGCATCGACCTCGTGGACCGGATCTTCACCCGGATCGGTGCAGCCGACGACCTCGCCCGCGGCCAGAGCACCTTCATGGTCGAGATGACCGAAACCGCCCACATCCTCCATCACGCCACCGCCCGCAGCCTGATCGTGCTCGACGAAGTCGGTCGCGGCACCAGCACCTTCGACGGCCTCAGTCTCGCCTGGAGCATCGTTGAGTTCATCCACAACCAGATCGGCGCCAAGACCCTCTTCGCCACCCATTACCACGAACTGACCGAGCTGGCCGCACGCCTGCCCCGGCTCAAAAACTACAACGTGGCCGTCCGCGAATGGCGCGATCAAATCATCTTCCTCCACAAAATCGTCGAGGGCGCCACCGACAAAAGCTACGGCATCCACGTCGCCCGGCTCGCCGGAGTGCCCCAGCCCGTGCTGGATCGTGCCCGGGTCATCCTGGCAAATCTCGAGGAAGCCGAGCTCAATCCGGACGGCACCCCCAAAACCCGCACCCCCGCGCGCCGGGACCGCGAAAAACTCCGGCAGATGCCCCCTTCAACCCAACTGGACCTGTTCGGCAACCCCTGA